The following proteins are co-located in the Actinomycetes bacterium genome:
- the glgP gene encoding alpha-glucan family phosphorylase has protein sequence MRAIRRFTVRTVLPEPLAPLGELVSNLRWSWHAPTRDLLASIDPELWHRLGEDPTRLLGAVPPSRLESLAHDGDFLGRLHAAHDHLQHYLAEPRWYQSYSEERPASVAYFSPEFGITHVLPQYSGGLGILAGDHLKSASDLGVPILGVGLLYRSGYFKQSLSADGWQQEYYPVLDPNELPITLVRDASGQPLTVRLDLPSNRALVAQVWKAEVGRVPLLLLDSNTERNEPQERDVTDRLYGGGSEHRLLQEMLLGIGGVRALRAWCRLTDHPMPEVWHTNEGHAGFQGVERIRELVEDEGLGFEAAIEAARAGTVFTTHTPVPAGIDRFPRELVEQHFNSGVFSAEIPVERILSLGAETYQGGDPSVFNMAVMGLRLAQRSNGVARLHGVVSRRMFNGLWPAFDEDEVPIQSVTNGVHAPTWVAREALHLIERATGGQDVSQEGDAWAALEHVSDGEIWATRRLLRERLVQEARQRLRASWLQRGASPAELSWIDDVLDPDVLTIGFARRVPSYKRLTLMMHDEERLKSLLLHPTRPVQIVVAGKAHPADDGGKKLIQQLVRFSDDPEIRHRIVFLPDYDMAMAQNLYPGCDVWLNNPLRPLEACGTSGMKAALNGCLNLSILDGWWDEMFDGQNGWAIPTADGVDDPERRDALEAGALYELIENGVSTRFYDRDEHGNPPRWLAMVRHTLATLGPKVLASRMVRDYVTELYTPAAVSARAVDGPGHARAVGLAAWKARVTQAWPAVRVDHVETTPVEDAPELGQKLGLRVFVSVGSLTPDDVRVEVVHGRVDDNDRIIVPSESALEPAEEYEDGRWRYEGTLTLERAGSFGYTIRVLPRNELLASPAEMNLVALPPDRRTASETALR, from the coding sequence ATGCGAGCGATCCGTCGTTTCACCGTGCGCACGGTGCTGCCCGAGCCGCTGGCCCCTCTGGGCGAGCTGGTCAGCAACCTGCGCTGGTCCTGGCATGCGCCGACGCGCGACCTGTTGGCTTCGATCGACCCCGAGCTGTGGCACCGCCTCGGTGAGGACCCGACGCGGCTGCTCGGGGCGGTGCCTCCGAGCCGCCTCGAGTCGCTCGCCCACGACGGTGACTTCCTGGGGCGCCTGCACGCGGCCCACGACCACCTGCAGCACTACCTCGCCGAGCCACGCTGGTACCAGTCGTACTCGGAGGAGCGGCCGGCGAGCGTCGCCTACTTCTCACCGGAGTTCGGGATCACCCATGTGCTGCCGCAGTACTCGGGCGGCCTGGGCATCCTGGCCGGTGACCATCTGAAGAGCGCCAGCGACCTCGGTGTCCCGATTCTCGGCGTGGGTCTGCTGTATCGCAGCGGGTACTTCAAGCAGTCCTTGTCGGCGGACGGCTGGCAGCAGGAGTACTACCCGGTGCTGGACCCCAACGAGCTCCCGATCACCCTCGTCCGGGACGCCTCCGGCCAGCCGCTCACCGTGCGCCTCGACCTCCCCAGCAACCGTGCCCTGGTCGCCCAGGTGTGGAAGGCTGAGGTCGGCCGGGTGCCGCTCCTGCTGCTGGACTCGAACACCGAGCGCAACGAGCCGCAGGAGCGCGACGTCACCGACCGCCTCTATGGCGGCGGCTCCGAGCACCGCCTGCTGCAGGAGATGCTGCTGGGCATCGGAGGCGTACGTGCGCTGCGCGCGTGGTGCCGGTTGACCGACCACCCCATGCCCGAGGTCTGGCACACCAACGAGGGGCACGCCGGCTTCCAGGGGGTGGAGCGGATCCGTGAGCTGGTGGAGGATGAGGGCCTGGGCTTCGAGGCGGCGATCGAGGCCGCGCGCGCGGGCACCGTCTTCACGACGCACACCCCGGTGCCGGCGGGCATCGACCGCTTCCCGCGAGAGCTCGTCGAGCAGCACTTCAACTCCGGCGTCTTCTCCGCCGAGATCCCGGTCGAGCGGATCCTCTCGCTCGGGGCCGAGACCTACCAGGGCGGCGATCCCAGCGTGTTCAACATGGCGGTCATGGGCCTGCGCCTCGCGCAACGCTCCAACGGGGTCGCCCGCCTGCACGGGGTCGTCAGCCGCCGCATGTTCAACGGGCTGTGGCCAGCCTTCGACGAGGACGAGGTGCCCATCCAGTCGGTCACCAACGGGGTCCACGCCCCGACCTGGGTGGCGCGTGAGGCCCTTCATCTCATCGAGCGCGCCACGGGAGGGCAGGACGTCTCTCAGGAGGGGGACGCCTGGGCGGCGCTCGAGCACGTCTCGGACGGTGAGATCTGGGCGACCCGGCGGCTCCTGCGAGAGCGTCTCGTCCAGGAGGCGAGGCAGCGGCTGCGCGCCAGCTGGCTGCAGCGGGGGGCCAGCCCCGCGGAGCTGTCGTGGATCGACGACGTCCTCGACCCGGACGTGCTCACGATCGGCTTCGCCCGCCGCGTCCCGTCGTACAAGCGGCTCACCTTGATGATGCACGACGAGGAGCGGTTGAAGTCCCTCCTGCTCCACCCGACCCGGCCGGTCCAGATCGTGGTCGCGGGCAAGGCCCATCCCGCCGACGACGGGGGCAAGAAGCTGATCCAGCAGCTGGTCCGCTTCAGCGACGACCCCGAGATCCGCCACCGCATCGTCTTCCTGCCCGACTACGACATGGCGATGGCGCAGAACCTCTACCCGGGCTGCGACGTGTGGCTCAACAACCCGCTTCGCCCGCTCGAGGCCTGCGGCACGTCGGGCATGAAGGCAGCGCTGAACGGCTGCCTGAACCTCTCGATCCTCGACGGCTGGTGGGACGAGATGTTCGACGGGCAGAACGGCTGGGCCATCCCGACGGCCGACGGCGTGGACGACCCCGAGCGCCGTGACGCCCTCGAGGCCGGTGCTCTGTACGAGCTGATCGAGAACGGCGTCTCGACCCGCTTCTACGACCGCGACGAGCACGGCAACCCGCCGCGCTGGCTCGCGATGGTCCGGCACACCCTCGCGACTCTCGGCCCCAAGGTCCTCGCCAGCCGCATGGTGCGCGACTACGTGACCGAGCTCTACACACCGGCGGCCGTCTCGGCGCGAGCGGTGGACGGGCCAGGCCACGCCCGCGCGGTGGGGCTCGCCGCGTGGAAGGCGAGGGTGACCCAGGCGTGGCCCGCGGTGCGGGTGGACCATGTGGAGACGACCCCCGTGGAAGACGCGCCCGAGCTCGGCCAGAAGCTCGGGCTGCGCGTGTTCGTGTCCGTCGGCAGCCTCACGCCGGACGACGTCCGGGTCGAGGTGGTCCACGGCCGGGTGGACGACAACGACCGCATCATCGTGCCGTCGGAGTCCGCGCTCGAGCCGGCCGAGGAGTACGAGGACGGTCGGTGGCGCTACGAGGGGACCCTCACCCTGGAGCGCGCCGGCTCCTTCGGCTACACCATCCGCGTGCTGCCGCGCAACGAGCTTCTGGCGAGCCCGGCGGAGATGAACCTGGTCGCCCTCCCGCCCGACCGCAGGACCGCGTCGGAGACCGCCCTTCGCTGA